The region GGCGTGCACTGAGTACCTCCTTAAAATAATCGTCGGTTAACGTGGCATTAAAGGTGATGTGTTCGGCTGGAGTGGGCGGGGTAAAATCAAAGTTAAAATACACCTTGCCATCTGCCAAGGCATCTGGGGTATTTAAGTCAGGATCAGCCCAGCAAGTGCCGCCTAAAATGGCCCCGATATTTTTTAACCGACGCAAATAATTATTTACCCCTTCAGTAACATCAGCGATGTAGTTTTTAGTGATATTACGATCAACCGCCCACAGATGCGCCCGTTGCAGTGAGTCATAAATAATGTCGGCGGTGCGCACCACACTGACAAACGCCCATTTCGGATCACCACTGCAGGTCCGATTACCCCAGAGACGGTAGCCGTCTTCCTGAATAATGGTGGTAACGTCTTTGCTATTTAAATAATTGGCTCGGCAGCTTTTATCACCCAATTTAAAATCAATGGGCCTGGCTGTGCCTAAAATGCCGTTAATTAATTTATTCGACGGGGAATGCCAGAAGCCATGATCGTTATCGATTTTAGCCATTAATCCCGCCACGCGAGCCGAAGGGGGTTCAATAACAATACCGCCTTTACCTTCGTTGATGTCGCTATTCCAGACTTTAACCCAGGGGTCGATTAGGTAAGCGTAACGTTTACCAAATACATCACGATATTTAACAGCCTCTTCACCTGTCGTGTTAGGGCCATCAATGATCGCGATACCACCTAATCGCTCTGCTACGAGAACCAACTTTTGGGCAGCGGCTTCGATATGCGAAAATTCTGGGGCAATTAAAATCCGGGGTTCAACATGGACGGTACTTTTGGCATCCAGCAACGCATACATGCCGGTATTGGGTTCACCTTGCTTACCAATAATGGCATTCAGTGCCGTATTTTCATTATCCGTGGTTTCTGGGGATACAGGTGGCTTATCGTTAACCCGAATAACCACCACCATGGCCCCAATCTGATCAAAAATCCCTTGTAAGGCGGCTGGCAAGGTTCCCTTTGTCCCTAACTGTTTAGCCTTTTTTAAACTACCTGCCAATAAAACGGGTGTGTCATAGGGGAAAACGTCTTCTTTAGCATCGGGCGCTGTGCCCACTAAACCAATCACACTGCTTTTTACGGTACGTATTGGACGTGGGCCGCTGTCAATTTCAACGACCTCGACGCCATGAAGAAATTCTTCAGGCATAGGGTTTCCTTTTTAGATAAATAAAGTAATGAGTGAAGTAAGAATAAAAAAAGGGGAAGTAATTACGGCTTGTAGGTAATCTTTTTTTCCAGTGAAATAATCCCTTTTAGCTCACCATGTTCAAACTGGCGACCATTTCCTACCCTCATGGAATCAATCACAACAGTGGTATAATAAATGCTCTTACTAAATGTTAGGCTAAAAATAACAACACCGTTTTTATCATTATAAATAGCGGGTTTTGCGTTTCCTTGCACATGCGTATCACGGAGTATTTTACCGCCAGCAAAACAATACCCCGCAATATATTCATTCAATACAATGGCCGTTCCAAAACTATATCCTCTCACATGAAAGAAAAACATTTCAGAATTTTGATTGATGTTTAATGGCAAAACGAAGTGTAGGGTAACATCATGATCTTGTCCTAAGTCTGTGGTGGTAAAGTCTCCCCCTGCTAATGGCCCATTATCATCGTTATGTGGCATACATTGTACGACTATACCATTAAACACTTCATGCCGAATGGTCCCAATGGCACCAGGTATCCCCGTATATTTTTTTTCAACATCGTACACAGACTGTTTGACATACTGTGGGTGGGGATGATCAGACTCTAAATGGGTTTTCCATTTAGAGTCTACATAGGTACGAGATGCCAGTACGATAGCGGGATCAATTTTAAGCTCTACCGTAGCGGTATTACTTAATTCAAAGATCACCCGAATATATAAACTGCTACCGCTACCTTGGGCGAGTGTTGGCTTATAGGTTTTTGGATATTTACCGACGGCAATTAAATTATCATCATTATCGTATAAGCCAAATTCGGTAATATAAAAATTACCATCTTCTTCAGGTATAACCGTTTCAATCACCAACCAATGATCATTATCTGGGTCTTGGAAGATACTATTAATTGGCCCTTGCCACTTTTCTCGTACTAAGGCGGTGTCCGTTTCTTTCGGATTGGTTTCTTTGCCTCCATCTTCACCGCCGTCACCCACTTTGAGTTTGGTGAGTTTAACCGTTTTACCCAGTGCCTGGGCATTAATAATCCGCGCCTGCCCAAGCTTAGTGAGCAAGCTAAAGTATTTTTGATTCAAATTTAGGCTCCTTTGGGATAGATCGTGATGGTATTAACTGCTTGATAGCCCGTCACCAGTACCCGGCAAATGTTGCTTGTCAGTTGTATTGTAATAAATGGGTAAATCTGGTGTGTCACAGCACTTTGGTAACCGGACGTCAAACAAGTACACAGCTGGCTATTCATTTGTTTGGTTAAGTAGGGAATAACCGTGGTTTGTTGACCTTGTTGACATGTCACTGCCACACGCGGCATTTTTGTTTTATTGGTTAAATAAACGGTTAAGTCAAAGTGACTCCGAACATTTTTAGTACGCTTAATTAGCCGATTAATATTGTCGTATTCTTTTTCAGTGAGGCCACGGGTTTCTAAGTTAACATCGGCTTTAAACGTATAGGGCTGGCCGTTATATTCAAACCATTCGGTTACCGTGATATCCACGCCAGTAGCCGCTAACGCTTTTTTTACTGCGCCAAGCGTGCCTTTATGGCGGTGTACTTCTATTGATGCCTTAATGACATTACGCTTGGTCTGCTCTTCCCAGGCTTCATCCCATTCATCCACCGATAAGGCCCAAGCTAACCAGGGTAAACAATTCGCTGGGCAAGACTCAGGATTCCAGACGTAATTAGGGTAAGCCGGTATATCACTAATACGACCCGTGCTATCGGCCAACCCTTGCTCTAACGGGCTAGCATTGCTGGGTAATAAACTCATGCAATTTTAATTGAAATAGACTTGGCTTTAGGGGCTTGAAAGACTTTGGCTTGAATATCCGCTGTGGGTGAGAGTAATTCTACACGGGTAACGCCACCCATATGGAGTGCATCATAAATACCTGAGAGTGCCACGGTTTTACCCAGCTTATAACACTGTTCGACATACTCATTCAGTGCTGATGTAGCCGTATCGATAATGGCTTTAGAAGACGGCCCTTGTTGTACATGCAATTTTGCACTAACT is a window of Spartinivicinus poritis DNA encoding:
- a CDS encoding phage tail protein I, which translates into the protein MSLLPSNASPLEQGLADSTGRISDIPAYPNYVWNPESCPANCLPWLAWALSVDEWDEAWEEQTKRNVIKASIEVHRHKGTLGAVKKALAATGVDITVTEWFEYNGQPYTFKADVNLETRGLTEKEYDNINRLIKRTKNVRSHFDLTVYLTNKTKMPRVAVTCQQGQQTTVIPYLTKQMNSQLCTCLTSGYQSAVTHQIYPFITIQLTSNICRVLVTGYQAVNTITIYPKGA
- a CDS encoding phage tail protein — translated: MNQKYFSLLTKLGQARIINAQALGKTVKLTKLKVGDGGEDGGKETNPKETDTALVREKWQGPINSIFQDPDNDHWLVIETVIPEEDGNFYITEFGLYDNDDNLIAVGKYPKTYKPTLAQGSGSSLYIRVIFELSNTATVELKIDPAIVLASRTYVDSKWKTHLESDHPHPQYVKQSVYDVEKKYTGIPGAIGTIRHEVFNGIVVQCMPHNDDNGPLAGGDFTTTDLGQDHDVTLHFVLPLNINQNSEMFFFHVRGYSFGTAIVLNEYIAGYCFAGGKILRDTHVQGNAKPAIYNDKNGVVIFSLTFSKSIYYTTVVIDSMRVGNGRQFEHGELKGIISLEKKITYKP
- a CDS encoding phage tail sheath C-terminal domain-containing protein, producing the protein MPEEFLHGVEVVEIDSGPRPIRTVKSSVIGLVGTAPDAKEDVFPYDTPVLLAGSLKKAKQLGTKGTLPAALQGIFDQIGAMVVVIRVNDKPPVSPETTDNENTALNAIIGKQGEPNTGMYALLDAKSTVHVEPRILIAPEFSHIEAAAQKLVLVAERLGGIAIIDGPNTTGEEAVKYRDVFGKRYAYLIDPWVKVWNSDINEGKGGIVIEPPSARVAGLMAKIDNDHGFWHSPSNKLINGILGTARPIDFKLGDKSCRANYLNSKDVTTIIQEDGYRLWGNRTCSGDPKWAFVSVVRTADIIYDSLQRAHLWAVDRNITKNYIADVTEGVNNYLRRLKNIGAILGGTCWADPDLNTPDALADGKVYFNFDFTPPTPAEHITFNATLTDDYFKEVLSARQ